GTGCTCCTCCTGGAGCAAGCAATAATACTAGAGCACGAGAGGGTGAAATCCCTCTGGAGGAAACCTCTCGAAAACTGAACCAAAGCGGCAGTATATGGAGCTCCAGGAGGGTTGACTGCCCCGAGGCTTCCTGGGTCATAAGCAGTGGGCTCGGCTTACTCCAGACACAGTCACTAACCTTTACAAAGAGGGTTTCCAGGGGCGATGGCCGAAGGGGTGAGAGCAGCGGCCCAAGCCCTGCACCCAACACATCTCCCTCTCAGCCGGCTCTGCGTTAAGCACAGGGTAACCAAGGGCGACCATGAGGCCGCCATCTTGAGCTCCGCAccaggggaggaagaggaaaactTTATTGAAACCCAGAAGAGAGACGGTAGCACAGACAAACGTGGCCGGGTTCATGGAAGGCTCCGCCCGAGAGAATGAGCAGCGGAAGAACTCGACCTCTAGTAGCGAGGGGGCGGGCTGGCCTCCGATGCCCTTTGGATCCTTCCAGACATAGCAAATCTGGACTACGACTCCCAGCATGCAGTGCGGCGGCACCGAGGGCGGGGCGGGCAGCTCAAGCCTGGCGAGAGGGACAATTGTCCATCCAGAGGGTGCAGCAGAGGATTCCAAAAGACTTTCAAGGAGTTGGAACGTGATTACAGCTTGTATTCAAACAACCATCCCTGAGCCTTTTAGGTTAGAGAACCTGACCGAGATTGCAAAATCAAAAGTGCAGGCTCATGTTTTAACGAAATATTCATGTTACCTTCCATAAATGGTAGGATTTACTTGCCTCCAGCGTCCAACTCATCTTTAGCAGAGTATCTGAAATGTGCTCCTACCACTTTTGCTTTCTGTATTTTAATaccataaattatttttgatgtggCGTACACTCAaacgtttttatttatttttatttttttttatttttcacttggtaTTATCTTTAATTACAAAGACTTTTCCAATCACATCACATAGAGATCATTTTATCCACTGCTCTGTTTGGCTGCCAATCTCTTATCTCTCTCCTCAGCAATGGTAAGGCGAATACCCTTTCCACGGGGAAGAGAGATCCACGGTTTGTTGCCTTTGCCAATAACGAAAATGTTTGAGAGCCGTGTGGCAAAGCTGTTGCCGTTCGCATCTTTCACATGAACTACATCAAAAGAACCTGGATGCCTCTCCCGGTTTGTAATCACACCAATTCTTCCCAGGTTAGCACCTCCAGTCACCATGCACAGGTTACCAGTGTCAAATTTGATGAAATCAGTAATCTTGCCAGTCTCCAAGTCAATCTGAATGGTATCATTCACCTTGATGAGGGGATCAGGGTAACGGATGGTACGAGCATCATGGGTTACCAGATGAGGGATTCCTTTTGTTCCCACAAATATCTTTCTTACTTTGCACAATTTATACTTGGCCTCCTCAGGTGTAATACGATGAACAGCAAAGCGACCCTTGGTGTCATAGATCAAATGAAAGTTCTCTCCAGTCTTATCAATGCTGATGACATCCATAAAACCAGCAGGGTAGGTTATATCTGTGCGGACTTTGCCATCGATCTTAATGAAACGCTGCATGCAAATCTTCTTTACTTCATCTCCAGTTAGGGCATACTTAAGTCTATTCCTTAGGAAAATGATTAGGGGGAGACACTCCCTTAGCTTGTGGGGGCCGGTAGATGGACGAGGGGCAAACACACTGGTCAGTTTATCCAGCATCCAA
The genomic region above belongs to Bos indicus isolate NIAB-ARS_2022 breed Sahiwal x Tharparkar chromosome 9, NIAB-ARS_B.indTharparkar_mat_pri_1.0, whole genome shotgun sequence and contains:
- the LOC109563847 gene encoding small ribosomal subunit protein eS4, X isoform-like → MARGPKKHLKRVAAPKHWMLDKLTSVFAPRPSTGPHKLRECLPLIIFLRNRLKYALTGDEVKKICMQRFIKIDGKVRTDITYPAGFMDVISIDKTGENFHLIYDTKGRFAVHRITPEEAKYKLCKVRKIFVGTKGIPHLVTHDARTIRYPDPLIKVNDTIQIDLETGKITDFIKFDTGNLCMVTGGANLGRIGVITNRERHPGSFDVVHVKDANGNSFATRLSNIFVIGKGNKPWISLPRGKGIRLTIAEERDKRLAAKQSSG